Within the Gracilinema caldarium DSM 7334 genome, the region CATCCACCGGCATAGCCTGATTTTCCAGCGGAAAGGCAAGTTCTTCCTCTACAGTGGGGGTGATGATTTGGGCTTCGGGGTTTTGCAGGACCAGGGCTTTGCGGGTGTAGGACAGCCTGAGACTACCCGTGAGTTCCCCACCCACATAGTCCGGTACAAGTCCTGCAAGGATGGCCAGAAGGGTCGATTTTCCGCTTCCGGAAGGTCCGTGCAGGAGCAGGCGGTCCCCCCGGTGGATACTCAACCTAATGTCCTTAAGCAGGGGCTTGCGCCTGCCGGGAAAACGGAATGACAGGTCTTCCAGCCGAATGAGTTCCATAATATACCACCAGGAATAGCCCGTTGGAGGCCCTATTCCCTGTCTCCAGCCTGTTCATCCCGCACCAGGTCGTCAGCACAGCGCAGGTTTGATGCAACACCGGTGCGGATAATGCCCCGGCCGATCCGGTAGGCCAGCCAGCCAGCCCAGAAGAGGCCGCCGACGGAGACGGACACAATCTGGATGGGCCAGATCCAGGCCTGGAGGGTCCAGTACTGGCTGTAAAAGAAGTCCAGTACATATGAAAAGATTGATGAAACGAGGGCCGCCAGGAGCATGGTGGGTAAATTCCATTTCTTATACCGGGTAGCGGCGAAAACCACCTCCGCCCCCAGGCCCTGTACGAGGCCCCAAATGGCCGCGGTGATACCCCACTGGGTAATAAAGCCTTCGAGGATAGCTGCCAGGACTTCGCCGAGCAGGGCCGCCCCGGGCCGCCGGATGATAAAGGCTACCAGGGTCCCGCCGATGAACCAGACCCCTGCAAGGAGGTAATCGAGGCCGATGGCCGACAGGGGTTTAGCAAGGGCCGCAATAAAGGTCCAGGCCCAGAAGAGTACACCGATGGCGATAGAAAGCACCACCAGGACCACGACTTCGTTCAGTTTCCAGGAAAACAATTTGTTGTTCCCAGCCATAGATGCTCCTTTCCGGTACATACCGGTCTGTGCGAAAATAATGGCTGTGGGGAATAGTTGATGAGACACATCAGGCTCCCTGCGCTGGCATTACCCAGATCAGGTTCAACGGGTATAATCTCAGGCCCAAAGGACCACCCCACGACAGGAAGCACTGTAGACAGCTTGGGCTATTTTGTCAAGGGAAGGGGTGCTTTGATTATTGGCAGGATGATGATAAATTCTGTTCCTTTACCAATTTCTGAATTCACAAAAATCTTTCCCTTGTGAGTTTCCACTATAATAGTATACGATATTGATAAACCTAACCCTGTACCTTTGCCTGGTTCTTTTGTGGTAAAAAAGGGATCAAAGATTTTATTTCGTATCCCATCGGGAATACCTGGGCCATTGTCCTTTATAGACACCATGACATTGCCCCTTTCTTCCCAGGTTTTAATGATTATACGGCCCCGTTCTTCCTTTTTTGCACCCTCAATGGCTTGGGCGGCGTTGACGAGTAGGTTAAGCCATACTTGGTTTAATTCATTACCCCTGGCCATAATTTTGGGTATTGCCCCGAGTTGTTTTTCCACATCGGCTACATATTTAATCTCGTTCCAGGCAACGACAAGGGTGCTTTCGAGGCCTGCATTAAGATCATACTCATCAAAACCTTCTCCCTGATCAAGCCGTGAAAAGGTTTTTAGGTCCGCCACAATTCTGATGATTCGTTCAAAACCTTCGGCAGACTCAATAAGTATTTCCTGCATTTTATCAATTTGTTTGTTCAGCTGGTTTACAATTGCAGTACCCTGTTCTGAAAGACCCGATTGAGCAAGCTCTTTTATAAGTTCCTGGGTTTTTTCCATGTATTTACCCATTACACTATGGTTGCTCTTAAGAAAGCCCAGGGGATTATTTATTTCATGGGCTACTCCTGCCGCAAGCTGACCGATCGAAGCCATCTTTTCCTGCTGAACCAATATTTCCTGGGTTTTCTGGAGTTTACTGTTCAATTCAGATAGTTCCAGGTTAGTCCGCCATAATTCCCGCTCTTTTTCGATCCGTTCGGTTATGTCATTAATAATCCCCTGCAATTCATGGATTTTTCCATCCTCGCCTCGCAGAACCGCAATGGATTCAAGGCAATACATTAATCTTCCATCAGTACTTGTCAGAATAGTTTCATAAGTTACATAACCCTGATCTAACAGACGTTTTAATCCGACATTCCGGTCTTCGGGGTTATAGAGTAGTTGTTTAAAAGGTTTGCCAATTACTTCATTTTGATTGGTATAACCAAGGGCTTGAAGCCCGGCAGGATTCATACTGGTAATATAATCATCTCCGTCGCAGGTATATATTATATTAGGGGATGAATCAAAGAGATTTTTAAAACGTTTTTCATTAAGTGAAAGCCGTTCAATGAGTTTTTTATTCTCATATTGGGATATGCTCAGCTTTGTTCTAATTGCAAGGATTGTAGCAATCGTTTTGGAAATTTCTTGTAATAGGGAAATAGTTTTTTCATCCCAGGGATTATCTGACCTACCCAGGGCTACATAGCCTTGGAGTGCTGAATTGGGCGGGAAAAGACTGCAACCTGCCCAATAGGATTCTGTTTCACCAAAGGGGGGAATTTTCCAGGGACCGAAGATGCAGGAATCTTTACCGTGAGCTAAAGCAAAGGTCTTTTCTATACTTCTCCAATGAAGGGCCGAAAGCTTTATAGAGTATAAAGAGCCAGAACAGCGTAGATGATATATGCCAGACAGGTCTTTAAAAAAAATCGCCGCTGTCTTTGCTTTCAATAATCTGCAGAGTTCATTAGCTACTAATATATCCGCATGTTCTGTGGTATCCTTTGCATACAATAAAACAATCTCTAATAAGAGTTTGTCTGGACTCATGGTTATTTCTCAATATTGAAATAGGAGAGGATCCCTAATAGATTGAAGATTTGTTCAACCTTAGGCTGCAGTTTTTTAAGAATTACTGGTATTCTTCGCTTATTTGCAGCAACAACCAAATTTGCAAAAATCCCAACACCGGTAGATGAAATATAGACCAGTTTTTCCAGATTAAAGATCAATGTGCTCCTGCTCGGTAGTTCTTCCAAAAGGGTTTCCAGAATTGATTGAGCATCGGCCGAACTGTGAAGATCCAGCTCTCCATCAATATGGATAATCCATTTGTCTATGTCAGAAGAGTTGATCAGCATCTTTGCCATGGAGTGCTTTTGATTAAAATCATTGACCCTGGCTTGAATATCCACAGCAACGTTCCTTTATTTATATAATTCGTGCAGAAAGAATGGTCACATCATCGGTAAAATCTTTGGCTTTAGATAGTTCCAGTGCACGGGTAAGCAGGGCTCGATGGTAATCTGAACTGTAGAGTATTCCTGTAAAAATATCCTTTGGACTTAAGGATACAGGTTGCTGCTCGTGGGTAAATTCAAGAAGTCCGTCGGTATACAGGGTGATCACATCGCCGCTTTGCAGTTGTACCCCCTGTTCAGCATACATCACATTCGATGCATACCCTATGGCAGAACCGGAAACAGGCAGTTCCGCAATGGATGTTCCCCGTAAAATGCAGGGATGGCATTGACCTGCATTGGCATATACAAAGTATTGGGTTTTTACATCGAGAATTCCTGCAAAAAAGGTTATAAGCAGCCCTGTGGTTCTGCGGAGTTCAAAATTCATCCGGTCATTCAGCCAGGACAGGAAACCCGTCGGGGTAATATGTTTAGTAAGATGAGCCCGCACATATTCTGGGTATATGATTGCCTTTAGAATGCCGGTTACAAAGGCTGCCCGGACACCATGCCCAGCCACGTCGCCAATCAGAAGTAGATACCGGTCAGAAGATAGGGTGATGACATCATAATAGTCACCGCCGCAATAGAGTTGGGGCACCGGACGGTAGCTCACCCGGTATTCTACGGTATTTGACTGGGGAAGCACGGGCCTGAGCAGGGCCTTTTGCATTTCTCCTGCCCATTTCAGCTCTTCTTGCATTCTTTTTAAAAGTGCATCATGTTCCCGTTTCAGCATAGCGGTTGTATAGGCTTTGTCTATTTCTGCAATAAGGTATTCCGAATCCCAGGGTTTTAGAATGTAGCTGAATATTCCAGCCCGGACTGCCTTAATGATTTCGTTGGTTTCAGAATAACCTGTCAAGAGTATGGCAAGAATGTGAGGGTAGGTGTCACGGACCACCTGAAGAAAATCAGACCCCTTCATTTGGGGCATCCTCAGGTCAGAAATCACAAGAACTGTATTAGAGCCCTTTTCTTTTAGAATTTCCAGAGCCTTAAGTGAATCAGGAGCAGTCAGAATTGTGATATTCCGTTCTTCTGTCCAAAATTCCAATTCTCTGCTTAAAGCCTTGAGGATATTAGGCTCATCATCTACAAGTAATATGTACTGATTTGCCATATATTTACCTCTCAAATAATTCTTATAGTAATTGTAAAATATCACCCATAGAATTGCAAATATAGAATTGCAAATAAAGAAAAAGATAGGGGCATCAGGTGTCTGTAAAGCATGATGACGGAAACCCCACTCTGTTTTACCTTTCTTGACACTTCCTTTCAATTTGTTTAACTTTAACCTGCGCCTGGATCCTTTCTCGAAAGCATCTATGGACCGGGACGCGGAGAACTATGACACAAGCTCAAGACCCGACCAGTCATGCAGAGAACGGCACGGTCCGTATCGCCCTGCGGGATCTGGTGTATTATTATCCTGCGAGATCTGTTTCTTTGGAGACTTCGCAAGAAACCCCAACTCATCACAATGGCGGTAATGGGTCCCCTGCTCTGAACCATGTATCCTTCACTATTTATGAGGGAGAATACGTCGCCATATTAGGAGCAAACGGCTCAGGCAAAAGCACCCTCTTAAAATGTATCAACGGCCTCTGTACTCCGAAAGCAGGACAGGTTACGATCTATCAGGATGCTGGGGACAGATCCGGCTCATCCCGGTTCGGAAGCCCCATAGCCCTCGACTCTGGCCGACCAAGAAATCTTATCGCCCTCGACCCAGCCATACCTGAAGACCTGTACCGCATCCGTCAGGTAATCGGCACCCTCCTGCAGAACCCTGATGACCAGATTGTGGGCACCGTGGTGGAAGAGGACGTAGCCTATGGACCGGAGAATCAGGGATTACCGCCTGAAGAAATTGCACACCGGGTAGATCAAGCCCTTGCTGCTGTGGCCCTCACCAGCCTTAAAACAAGGCCGCCCCAGTTCCTCTCCGGCGGCGAACGGCAGCGTCTTGCTCTGGCAGGGGTCCTGGCCATGGAAACCCCGGTCCTTGCCCTGGATGAAGCGGCCTCCATGCTCGACGAAGGGAGCCGCCACGCCCTGATGGACTTGTTAGATGAACTTTGGAAGCAGGGCCGCACCATTCTGCACATCACCCATAATCTGGAAGACGCAAGCCGGGCCCAACGCTGTATCGTTCTGTCGAAGGGCCGTCTTGTGTTTAACGGCACACCCCAGGACCTCCTTGTGCATCCTGACCTGGAACGCTGGGGCTTCCGCATCGATCCAGCCCTGGAAACGGTCCGCTACCTGGCCCGGCGGTTCCCCGGATTTCAGCCTGTTTCCCTCGAGGCAGAGGTGGTGGCAGAATCCCTGGCCCGGTATTTGCTGCAAAAAGAGGTGCTTCAGGTTGATGAAATTCTGCGTCCCGCGGCGCCTGTCCTGTCTCTAGTTGCGGCGCCGACTGATGCTATGGCGCGGCCGGCGGCGGCTGGGGCAGCGCTAACGACGCATGAGACGGCGCCGTCGTCGGCGGCCCCCCAATCAGATCTGCCGCCTGCGGTCCACTGCGACCGCCTGTCCCATACCTATCTGGCCGGCACCGCCTTCGCCGCCGCCGGCCTCGAGGATGTTTCCTTTTTCCTGCCTGCGGGCACCCATCTCGCCCTGATAGGCCCCTCGGGCTCAGGAAAATCGACCCTGCTCAGGCACCTGAATGCCATACTTTTACCCACCAGGGGCCAGGTTGCCGTTTTTGGCCAGAACACCCTGGATACCGCCGTCGATCTGCGGGCCCTGCGCCAAAGGTCCGCTCTCGCGGTGCAGAATCCCGAAAGCGCCCTCTTTGAAACCTATGTGGCCGATGAAGTTGCCTACGGCCCCCAGAATACGGGCATTTCCGGAAAAGAACTGGTCCAACGGGTCCGCTCTGCCATGGAACTTGTGGGTCTTCCCTACAGTGAGTACCGGGACCGGCACACGAAACAGCTTTCGGGGGGTGAAAAACGCCGCCTTGCCCTGGCAGGAGTCCTGGCCCTCGATGGGGATCTTCTGCTCCTCGATGAACCTTCGGCCGCTTTGGATGGGGAAGGGCAGGGTCGGGTCCTGGAACTTATAAGCATGCTTAAAGCCCGGGGAAAAACAGTTATTTCGAGCACCCACTCAATGGAAGAAGCGGTTCATCATGACCTGGTGGCGGTTATGCAGGAAGGCCGTATAGCAGCTCTGGGTAGACCTGCCGATATTTTTATTTATAACTGGGATCCCCGATGGAACCTGCGCCAGCCCTGGACGGTTCGATTCTGCCATACCCTGGAACAGAAACTGGAGCGGCCGTGCCTGTTCCCCGGAGAAAGTGCTCTGAGCACTGCGGGCCTTATTGCTGTTCTCGAGTCGGCCCTGCAGGCCCTGCATAAGGATCAGCCGGTTCCCGATCTGGTGATGAGGGGCGAAGCACAGACTGGAGCGGCATTTCATCAATATGAAGGATCCATTCCTTCTGTGCCGGCCTTACCGATACCGAAAGGGCGGCGCAAGACCACGGGTATCGAGTTTTTCCGCAATGTGAATCTGGGACAATTTATCGACATACCTTCACCACTGAGAAACCTGGGGGCGGGCTATAAAATTGCCGCCACAGCCCTCATCCTATTTGCGGTCATCCTGGTGCCGTCACCGCTGTTTACCCTCGCTGTACTCACAGGTATCCTGTTCATTGGTAAGGTCCTCGGACATGTCGGGCCTCAACACCTGCTTCGAGGGTTGTTTCCTGCGGCTCCCTATATACTCTTTATGGTGCTGGTGCAGATTGTTTTTCCCTGGCCTCATGATACAAGCCCCGTGCTCTTTCACCTGGGGTTCATCAATCTCAGCATGATGAAAATTACCCATGTTTTCATGTTGATGAGCAGACTGGCGGCACTGATGGCTCTCATTGCTCTCTTTTCTGCGGTAACTCCCATGGTGGAAAGCATTCAAGCAAGCCGGAAACTGCTCGCCCCCCTGGCCCGATTCGGCATCCCTGTGCAGGATTTTATGCTTATTTTTGGCATCGCCCTGCGTTTTGTGCCCCTCCTCGTAGAAGAGGCTGAACGGATTGTTATCGGCCAGCTTTCCCGAGGGGGCGGTTACCAGGGACGGAACAAACTGCGCTCCGGCTTTGCCCTGGTGGTGCCCCTCTTTTTGCGGGCCCTGGAACGATCTGAGGTGCTGGCCACCGCCATGGAACTGCGGCTGTTCTCGGCACCGTCTTCGGCCAGGCAGTAACGGGATTCTACAAGGTTCTGTATGAACCTTTTAATAGATACTTTAAAAACTGCAGTTTTTTGAGGTATCTCTCATTTATTTTTTTGGAGGCAAGCCTATGGCAGTCCTACCGGTTCGTAAAATTGCGGTGGCAGGAGTTCTGTCCGCAATTGCTATTGTGTTGGGAATAACCCGGCTTGGGTTTATCCCCTGGTTTTCCGGGGCATCGGTTACCATATTACAGGTGCCCGTCATTATTGGTGCAGTCCTGGAGGGACCCTTGGTCGGGTTTATCATCGGACTCCTGTTCGGTCTTTCCAGCCTTTTGCAGGCCGCCATCGCCCCTACGGGCCCGGTGGATGTGGCCTTTACCAATCCCCTCATTTCTGTGGTGCCCCGGCTTTTAATAGGACCTGCGGCATGGTATCTGTACAAGCTGGTTTTGGGACGGAAAGAGCTTAACCAGATTCCTCCGGCTCGATACAGTGCCGCCCTCATCGCCGCCGGTCTTGGGGGGAGCCTGACCAATACGGTTCTTGTCCTTTCAGCCTTGGGTCTTTTTGGCTTTTTCCCCTGGTCCCTGATTTTTACCGTGGCAATCGGCAACGGACCGGCAGAAGCGGCGGTGTCCGCTGCGATAACCCTTATTATTGTGGCGGCCTATACCAGAATCGGTCATGCCATGGGGAAGTCCAAGCTATCTAAACTGGAGGAATAGTTGATGATTATCACTGCGGATTTGCGTAACGGTGGGGTGTCTGTAGGACTTGTTTCTGCGGAGGGCCATTGGCAGGCCATCGTGCGGCTTTCCGCAGTGGACCGCTCGGCCGATGAATGGGCCTTTATAATACGGGCCCTCTTTGCCGAGCGGGGCCTTAACCTGGTTGGGGTGAGCCAGGCCATTCTTTCATCGGTGGTCCCTGCCTGGACCAGCACCTTTGTTATGGTGCTTGAACGGTTTCTCCCCAGGGGAACCCCCTGTCTTGTCGTTGGGCCGGGGATAAAAACCGGTCTGCGGATCCGAACCGATAATCCTGCCGAAGTGGGATCAGACCTGGTGTGCAACGCCGTGGCGGCCAGCGCCCTGGTACGGCCACCCTGTATCATCATCGATTTTGCTACCACCCTTTCCTTTACCGCTCTGGACCGCCAGGGCGACCTGGTAGGGGTGGCCCTGGCCCCGGGCCTCGAAGCGGCTGCTTCGGACCTGAGGCTTCGGGCTGCCCAGATCCCCCAGGTTAAGCTGGAAGAACCGGAACGCGCCCTGGGGAAAAATACCGCTGAATCCATTCGTTCAGGGGTCATGCTTGGATGGGCCGGACTTACGGACAGGTTAATAGTAGAAATTGGCCGTGAAATTGCCCCGCCGGAAACTCCGCCCGTCCTAGTGGGTACCGGCTGGTACGACAGTCCCCCCGTAAAGACCCAGCGAAACATGGACCTCTGGGAAAGCAACCTGGCCATGCAGGGCCTGTACCGGATAGCCATGAAAAACCGGGGATGAGCTTATCCTTTTCGTAATTTTTCTTCTATAAATTCCTGGGGGATGACGCCGGTCTTTTTGCCTGAAAAGGTGTAGATCCTACAGGTGTAGTTGTATGAATCCGGCTTTTGGCCTGTATAAATGTCCACCCCATCAACCAGTATGGTAGGAGAGCCCTGAAAATTCAGGGATTCCGCAAGTTCTGGTGAGGGAACTTCACGAAGCACCAAAGCGGATTCTTCTATCTGTACCGCTTTAAGGGCCGATCTAAGGTTTTCCAGGGTTTTCACCGCATTGGGACAGCCTTCGAAATATTGGAATTCGATCATATCAATATTATATAACTTATTTTGTCATATATAAAGCCCCCGCAGGGGTGGTAGTATTTACATCAATTATTAAGCAATACTGCAATAGTTTTATTGACTAATCCGCATTTATTTTGCGTATTAGTCGTATGAAATGGATTCAACGAGAACTATCAGAACGGCTCCGCACTCTCCTGAATTCGTTTCCGGCCATACTAGTATCTAGGCCCAGACAATGCGGAAAATCAAGCCTTTTAAAAAAGCTTTTCCCTAATATAGTACCGTGTACAACTCTGCGGGATTTTGAATGATGTAGTCAGCCCCTGCTGCTACAAGTTCAGTGGGACCCCGGAAGCCCCAGGAGACACCGACGACGGGACAGCCCACATTGTGGGCGGTCTGGACATCCACCACCGAGTCGCCTACAAAGAGGGTCCCCGGTATTGGGGCCCCAATAGCGTTCATCACCAGACGGCTGAGAGCCGGGTCAGGTTTTTTCGGAGCTCCTGAACGGTCCCCCCGGATGAGGGCAAATTCTATGCCGGGGAACAGTCCTTCTACCACCTGGTGGGCTACCGGATCAGGTTTATTGGTGAGCACCGCCAGCACCAGTCCATCAACATGAAGCCTATGAAGCAGTTCCGGTACGCCCGGATAGGGTTTGGAATATCGGAGGGGAACCTCATCGTAGCGGGCCAGGGCTTCCTGTGCAATCCGGTTCACCAGGGCGGCCCCATCCGAGCCGGCAGTGCTGACGCCCTGGGAAGCAAGGGCCAGTTCTGCGAGGCGATGAATCCCCCAGCCTACCAAGTCGGGGTAGGTCTGAAGGGGCAGAGCCGTAAAGCCATAGGCGGTGAGGGCCCGGTTCATCGCGAGGGCAATATCTTCTATGGTATTAACCAGGGTTCCATCGAGGTCAAAAATGATGTGAGTAATGTCCATAGTTATTGTGGATTATACTTATACCATACAAAGAAGTGTGCTAGCTAGAAGTAATCTTCTACCAGAAATATATACCGATAATTCGGTAACATCAATTTATCGGTGTTTTGATACCGACATTTCGGTATTATTTTGCAGAAAAAAGTCGTTTTAATTTATAAATCATAATAATATAAAGAAATACGATATTGGCATGCTAATTGCTATTATTATAAAACAAACCGTATATAAGGAGTAACTATTATGGTATCTATAGAAAAACGGCTTGCGAAGCACGTATCGGATCTGGCGGTTTTATTTATCAAACTCCATGATTATCATTGGCATGTTCGGGGGCCTCAATTTAAGGTACTCCATGAACTAACTGAAGCCCTCTATGATGGGGTGAACGAGCAGTATGATGCGATCGCAGAACGACTCGTGCAGCTGGGTGGTAAAGCGCCTGCTAGTGCAGCTGTCTATGCACGGGAAAGTTCCATATCCGAAGCTGGTGCTGCTTTCTATACTGCTGATGATATCCTCAGTGGGGTTATCAAGGATTTTGAGTATCTCCTGGGCGAATATAAAGTAACCAGAAAACTGGCTGCAGATATCGATGATGCTGCAACGGATACGCTGTTCGCCGATTATATTAAGGATTTAGAAAAACAGATCTGGATGCTGAAAGCCATGAAAGCCTAGAAGGCTAAGCGTTATGCCCCGGCGTTGCTCATGCTCCGCCGGGGCAGCTTGAACATCTAGAGGCGATTATTCTTTCTCTTCTATGCAGAGGCTTTTATTACGTATCTCCTGTAGAGTTCTAAAGACCAGATACATAACCACCAGAGAAAGTACGACAGCAAGCCCTGAAGCAAAACTTCTATAAAAATAAATTTTTGAGACCCGATACATTAAAATTGTAGAAACCGTCAGGGCCGCCAGAGGAAAAGAGTATGCCCACCATGAAAGGTAAAACTTAATGGTAATAAATTGACGCCATTGCATTAAAACGAGAATAAACAGAAAGATTGCAAAATAAAACATAACCCGTGCGAAACTGTCGAAAGATCCGGTAAGTTTATAATAGGAAATAAAGCCAATCGCAGGCGGGGCAAAGAGAATAAACAAGGTGGGTATAAGCCGTTCTGCTAAAGGTGCATGAAAGATCACTCGATACAAGACAATCGTAAAAAGTACTATCCACAGGATGAATCCGATAGCGAAGAAAAACCAGGAAAGTTCCCGGTAGCCATGCTCTACCCCTGCAATCGGAATCATAATAGATCCTACAACGGGCATGAACCAAGCAGGATTTATATGATGAATTTCAAAATTTTTTGGACCGATCCACGTAGATACCAAACTAAAGATGAATATAGTTTGGATGACCACCCCAATGAGCCAGAACGTTAATGATACCTGTTTTTGGAATGAAAGAAATATTACCGATTGTATTAAAAATATCTTGCTGATGAGGGGATAGAAATTCATCTTAATTGGGTGTGAAAATTCTTTTGCCACTACTTTGGGATAGCGTAATAATCTAATTCCAAATACCATCGCAACTAAAAGGAAAATGACAAGTCCTACACCGGTCAGTATCTGGCTTACCACATACAAAGAATGAAAAAGTTCAGAAAGTTTTACAAATACTAAAGCCAGTCCTGATAGGCCTAGTACTATCGAGAAAAATGAAATAGAAAAATGTTCAAGCCGGGATGATTGCTTCATAGATACATCCTTGATATGTAAAATAGTATATATGAATATACATATATAACATAACTTGTGTCAATATGATGGATACTGTACAACCTTTTCACAAAGGATTCGCTAAAAGGTGACATGCAGGAATTATTCAAGGAGGCTTAAGCTACCCTTTTTATAAGCCTC harbors:
- a CDS encoding SLAC1 anion channel family protein, translated to MKQSSRLEHFSISFFSIVLGLSGLALVFVKLSELFHSLYVVSQILTGVGLVIFLLVAMVFGIRLLRYPKVVAKEFSHPIKMNFYPLISKIFLIQSVIFLSFQKQVSLTFWLIGVVIQTIFIFSLVSTWIGPKNFEIHHINPAWFMPVVGSIMIPIAGVEHGYRELSWFFFAIGFILWIVLFTIVLYRVIFHAPLAERLIPTLFILFAPPAIGFISYYKLTGSFDSFARVMFYFAIFLFILVLMQWRQFITIKFYLSWWAYSFPLAALTVSTILMYRVSKIYFYRSFASGLAVVLSLVVMYLVFRTLQEIRNKSLCIEEKE